The following are encoded in a window of Gloeomargarita sp. SKYB120 genomic DNA:
- the fdxB gene encoding ferredoxin III, nif-specific, translating to MTYLTGLTQGGHVWTPYFVQAIDMTRCLGCGRCLKVCGRNVLHLQAVNEDFEFVDEDEEESERKVMTIAHPEWCIGCQACARICPKNCYTHAPQLVTT from the coding sequence ATGACTTACTTAACCGGTTTAACCCAAGGCGGCCACGTCTGGACCCCCTACTTTGTCCAGGCCATTGACATGACCCGCTGCTTGGGGTGTGGCCGTTGTCTCAAAGTTTGTGGCCGCAACGTCTTGCATCTCCAGGCGGTCAACGAAGACTTCGAGTTTGTGGATGAGGACGAAGAGGAAAGCGAACGCAAGGTGATGACCATTGCCCATCCCGAATGGTGCATTGGTTGTCAAGCCTGCGCTCGCATTTGTCCTAAAAACTGCTACACCCACGCCCCCCAATTGGTGACTACATAA
- the modA gene encoding molybdate ABC transporter substrate-binding protein, with amino-acid sequence MAFLMGIGGAVIVHQGKPVAVTTGKQPITLVVSAAADLKYVFPEIGQQWEQETGNKVTFNFGSTGQLAHQIERGVPVDLFAAANRKFIEDLDKKGLIYSDSKALYGVGRITLWQRPDSRQELRTLNDLMRPGVKRVAIANPDHAPYGVAAREALQSVGIWSAIQPKLVFGENVRQTQQYAETGNVDAAIVALSISVNRPGKWTLIPDHLHRPLEQMLAIPKSARHPELAKQFAAFINGQKGRALMRKYGFVLPGEKLIS; translated from the coding sequence TTGGCATTTTTGATGGGGATTGGCGGGGCGGTTATCGTCCACCAAGGCAAGCCGGTTGCAGTGACCACAGGGAAACAACCCATCACCCTTGTGGTTTCAGCAGCAGCAGACTTGAAATATGTCTTTCCAGAGATCGGCCAGCAGTGGGAGCAGGAAACAGGAAACAAGGTAACGTTTAACTTTGGTTCGACGGGGCAATTAGCCCATCAGATTGAACGGGGAGTGCCGGTGGATTTGTTTGCTGCGGCCAATCGTAAATTTATCGAAGATCTGGATAAAAAAGGGCTGATTTATTCCGACAGTAAGGCGCTCTACGGCGTGGGGCGAATTACCCTGTGGCAACGACCTGATAGCCGCCAGGAATTGCGAACGTTAAACGACCTGATGCGACCAGGTGTCAAACGCGTGGCAATTGCGAACCCTGACCATGCGCCTTACGGAGTAGCTGCCAGGGAAGCCCTGCAAAGTGTGGGAATTTGGAGCGCCATTCAACCCAAGCTAGTGTTCGGTGAAAATGTGCGGCAGACCCAGCAGTATGCAGAAACAGGCAATGTAGATGCAGCAATTGTGGCGCTATCCATCAGTGTTAATAGACCAGGGAAATGGACGTTGATCCCCGACCATTTGCACAGGCCCCTTGAGCAGATGCTGGCCATTCCCAAAAGTGCGCGCCATCCGGAACTGGCCAAGCAGTTTGCGGCATTTATCAATGGACAAAAGGGAAGAGCGTTAATGCGCAAGTACGGGTTTGTGTTACCAGGGGAGAAACTCATCTCATGA
- the modB gene encoding molybdate ABC transporter permease subunit, giving the protein MIWQPALLSLQVIALASVLILILGLSLGIFLARQRFPGQIFVSTLLNLPLVLPPSVVGYLLLLALGRGSPLKEWFGIDLLFTWQAGAIASAVVALPLMVESTRAAIANVNPELEAAARTLGSPEWEVLWRITIPLAYRGILAGFGLSVARGLGEFGATLMVAGSIPGRTQTLPLAIYDAVQMQRYDLANWMVLIMTGIAFMVLWWVRHIEAHQPQSQRFPDHCHVPGRSHPKTPAPL; this is encoded by the coding sequence ATGATCTGGCAACCGGCGCTGCTTTCGCTGCAAGTGATTGCCCTCGCAAGTGTGTTGATTTTAATCTTGGGCTTGAGCCTAGGAATCTTTCTAGCTCGCCAGCGATTTCCTGGGCAGATTTTTGTGTCCACCTTGCTCAATTTGCCGCTGGTGTTGCCGCCGAGTGTGGTGGGTTATTTGCTCCTGCTGGCGCTGGGGCGTGGCAGTCCCTTAAAAGAGTGGTTTGGCATTGATTTGCTCTTTACGTGGCAAGCAGGCGCGATTGCTTCGGCGGTGGTGGCGCTCCCGTTGATGGTGGAATCTACTCGCGCGGCCATTGCCAATGTGAATCCGGAACTAGAAGCCGCCGCCCGTACGTTGGGTTCACCAGAGTGGGAAGTGCTATGGCGAATCACCATTCCCCTGGCCTATCGCGGTATCCTGGCGGGTTTTGGGTTGAGTGTGGCGCGAGGTCTGGGGGAATTTGGGGCCACGTTGATGGTCGCCGGTAGCATCCCTGGACGCACCCAAACCTTGCCCCTGGCGATTTACGATGCGGTGCAGATGCAACGGTACGACCTGGCGAACTGGATGGTGTTGATCATGACTGGCATTGCCTTTATGGTGCTGTGGTGGGTGCGGCACATCGAAGCGCATCAACCCCAGAGTCAACGTTTCCCTGATCACTGTCATGTCCCTGGTCGTTCACATCCAAAAACACCTGCCCCATTATGA
- a CDS encoding sulfate/molybdate ABC transporter ATP-binding protein: MSLVVHIQKHLPHYDLEVNFSLEQGTLGILGSSGSGKSMTLRCIAGIETPTQGMIRLHNRILYDSRKRINLPSRQRRVGFLFQNYALFPHLTVAQNIAYGLRGLSPQAVRQRVGEQLEKMQLLGLENRYPQQLSGGQQQRVALARALAPAPDILLLDEPFSALDTHLRSELEKQLVKTLATYPGLTLFVSHNLEEIYRVCQKLLVLDQGKVVAVGDKQAIFDHPDTLTVAQLTGCKNYSRIESVGPATVYALDWGCMLQTEDRVLPEHTHISIRAHHITFLDTPDQPNTFPAWAVWTSETPHRMTIYLKLKEPPANADDYHLQAEVFKEKWRHLQGLPCPWFVSLHPQQLRLLKP; this comes from the coding sequence ATGTCCCTGGTCGTTCACATCCAAAAACACCTGCCCCATTATGACCTGGAAGTGAACTTTTCGCTTGAGCAGGGAACGCTCGGTATTCTGGGGAGTTCAGGGTCGGGCAAAAGTATGACGTTGCGCTGTATCGCCGGTATTGAAACACCAACGCAGGGCATGATTCGATTGCACAACCGCATCCTGTATGATTCACGAAAGAGAATCAATCTCCCTAGTCGCCAGCGTAGAGTGGGTTTTTTATTCCAAAACTATGCGCTCTTTCCGCACCTGACAGTTGCCCAAAACATTGCCTATGGGTTGCGGGGTTTATCGCCACAAGCGGTGCGTCAACGGGTTGGGGAGCAATTGGAAAAGATGCAGCTTTTGGGCTTGGAGAACCGTTACCCCCAGCAATTATCGGGTGGTCAACAGCAACGGGTTGCCCTGGCCAGAGCTTTGGCCCCTGCACCAGATATTTTGCTCTTGGATGAACCGTTTTCCGCTTTGGATACGCACCTGCGCAGTGAGTTGGAAAAACAACTCGTTAAAACCCTAGCAACCTATCCAGGGCTGACGCTGTTTGTGAGTCATAATCTGGAGGAAATTTATCGGGTCTGTCAAAAACTCCTGGTTCTTGATCAAGGCAAGGTGGTGGCGGTTGGGGATAAACAAGCAATTTTTGACCACCCTGACACCTTAACGGTCGCCCAACTTACCGGTTGTAAAAACTACTCTCGTATTGAAAGCGTAGGTCCTGCAACCGTTTATGCCTTGGATTGGGGCTGCATGTTGCAAACAGAAGATAGAGTTTTACCCGAACATACTCACATCAGCATCCGGGCGCATCACATTACTTTTTTGGACACCCCTGACCAGCCCAATACCTTTCCAGCCTGGGCGGTGTGGACGAGTGAAACACCTCATCGGATGACGATTTATCTCAAGCTCAAAGAACCGCCGGCAAACGCTGATGATTACCATCTGCAAGCGGAAGTATTCAAAGAGAAATGGCGACATCTCCAAGGTCTTCCTTGCCCGTGGTTTGTGAGCTTACACCCCCAGCAATTGCGATTACTTAAACCCTAG
- a CDS encoding DUF2854 domain-containing protein has translation MPLGTLGIVAGGVLTLVGLAAYFANQPTLNLAGFFYGIPLLLGGLALKAAELPPVPWLRPTPPQVKAQRRQATLTQTQIRQEVTRYRYGEKAHLAQAFERLQLGKTEMEWPVLVGIHEELRDGRYTLVLTFDSPAVPLATWQAKQEKLTSFFGPDIEVALAQPEPALVELALISTRA, from the coding sequence TTGCCGCTGGGAACGCTAGGGATTGTTGCAGGGGGAGTCCTGACGCTGGTGGGGTTGGCCGCCTATTTCGCCAATCAACCGACGTTGAATCTAGCGGGCTTTTTCTACGGGATTCCCTTGCTGTTGGGAGGACTGGCCCTCAAAGCCGCAGAATTGCCGCCGGTGCCCTGGTTACGACCGACTCCTCCACAGGTCAAAGCGCAACGGCGCCAGGCCACTCTCACCCAAACCCAGATTCGCCAGGAAGTCACCCGCTATCGCTACGGGGAAAAGGCCCATCTCGCCCAAGCGTTCGAGCGTTTGCAACTAGGGAAAACGGAGATGGAATGGCCGGTGCTGGTCGGGATTCACGAGGAATTGCGCGACGGGCGTTATACCCTGGTACTGACATTTGATTCGCCAGCAGTGCCCTTGGCAACATGGCAAGCCAAACAGGAGAAACTCACAAGCTTTTTTGGCCCGGACATTGAAGTAGCCTTGGCGCAACCAGAGCCGGCGTTGGTGGAGTTGGCATTGATAAGCACGCGGGCGTAA
- a CDS encoding efflux RND transporter periplasmic adaptor subunit, with translation MTLLRWVDKRLKMAPHWLGVGVMGALVLVGTGLWLGNRRGVGTLEVDALTVPATLRDLTVRIPASGRIEPRRRVNLSPKTPGLLVALYVQQGDRVRAGQIIARMDDAELQARKQQALANLAQAQARLAELERGSRPEEIAQAQAQVQAAQARYELARQRRQRNEELFAQGAIALDALEAARTEEATALAVLQEAQRRLELLRRGNRPEVIAQARAQVAAAQAQLQTLRVQIADTVIRAPFAGVITQRYASVGAFVTPSSFTSATSSAVSSSIVALASELEMVARVAETDISRIQPGQAVEITADAYPGETFYGRVALIAPEAVVEQNVTFFEVRVRLTSGQNRLRAGMNVDAVFIGERLPQALTVPTVAVVTERGKTGVLVPDAQGRPRFQPVVLGVTLNEYTQVLKGLQPGTRVFVDVPRGMFPSRS, from the coding sequence ATGACCCTTCTGCGTTGGGTGGACAAACGCCTCAAAATGGCGCCCCACTGGCTGGGTGTGGGAGTGATGGGCGCTCTGGTGCTGGTGGGCACGGGCCTTTGGCTAGGGAATCGGCGCGGCGTCGGGACTTTAGAAGTAGACGCCCTGACCGTACCAGCAACGCTACGGGACTTAACGGTGCGTATCCCCGCCAGTGGCCGGATTGAACCTCGCCGGCGGGTGAACCTGAGTCCCAAGACGCCAGGGCTGTTGGTCGCGCTGTACGTGCAGCAAGGCGACCGGGTCCGAGCTGGACAAATCATCGCGCGGATGGATGATGCGGAATTACAAGCTCGCAAACAACAGGCCCTGGCCAACCTGGCGCAAGCCCAAGCCCGGTTAGCCGAGTTGGAGCGGGGAAGTCGTCCCGAAGAAATCGCCCAGGCGCAGGCCCAAGTGCAAGCGGCGCAAGCTCGTTATGAACTGGCGCGTCAACGCCGGCAGCGCAATGAAGAGCTATTTGCCCAAGGGGCCATCGCCCTGGATGCCCTGGAGGCCGCCCGCACTGAAGAAGCCACTGCCCTAGCGGTCTTGCAGGAAGCCCAGCGCCGATTGGAATTGCTCCGGCGAGGGAATCGCCCCGAGGTGATTGCCCAAGCGCGTGCCCAGGTGGCGGCTGCCCAGGCCCAACTGCAAACTCTCCGCGTCCAAATTGCCGATACCGTGATCCGGGCGCCCTTTGCCGGTGTCATCACCCAGCGCTATGCCTCGGTGGGGGCGTTTGTCACCCCCAGCAGTTTCACGTCGGCTACTTCTTCAGCCGTGTCAAGTTCGATTGTGGCGCTCGCCAGCGAGTTGGAAATGGTGGCCCGTGTGGCTGAGACCGACATCAGCCGCATTCAACCAGGGCAAGCCGTTGAAATTACCGCCGACGCCTATCCTGGTGAGACGTTTTACGGGCGAGTCGCTTTGATTGCGCCCGAGGCGGTGGTGGAGCAGAACGTGACCTTTTTTGAGGTGCGGGTGCGACTCACCAGTGGCCAAAACCGTTTGCGGGCGGGCATGAATGTGGATGCCGTTTTTATCGGCGAACGCTTGCCTCAAGCGTTGACTGTGCCAACAGTGGCGGTGGTGACCGAACGAGGGAAAACAGGGGTCCTAGTGCCGGATGCCCAAGGAAGACCCAGGTTTCAGCCGGTAGTGCTCGGGGTCACGCTGAATGAGTACACGCAGGTGTTGAAAGGTTTACAACCTGGGACGCGGGTGTTCGTAGATGTGCCGCGCGGGATGTTCCCGAGTCGTTCGTAG
- a CDS encoding N-acetylmannosamine-6-phosphate 2-epimerase: protein MGLLPGLIVSCQAEPGSPFYGETFIRAFAEAAVLGGAVAVRLCGVNNVKAVRPHVAVPIIALTKSAYPDGRVLITESLADVQALIQAGADVIAVDATWRVRPQGITGTEFVRRIKQQWPHTLLVADVDTVEAGVAAAAAGADYIATTLSGYTPATEHQSLDTPDLELIRQLRQQVSRPVIAEGRIRTPAQARQAMEAGAYAVVVGSAITRPVEITRWFVTALAPVGNSGMGSNWKP from the coding sequence ATGGGGTTGCTGCCGGGATTGATTGTGTCTTGCCAAGCCGAACCGGGGAGTCCCTTTTACGGTGAGACGTTTATCCGGGCGTTTGCGGAAGCGGCGGTGCTCGGAGGTGCAGTGGCCGTGCGGTTGTGTGGCGTAAACAACGTAAAAGCCGTACGTCCCCACGTCGCGGTGCCGATTATTGCCCTAACGAAAAGCGCTTATCCCGATGGCCGGGTGTTGATTACAGAGTCGCTGGCCGATGTCCAGGCGTTAATCCAAGCCGGCGCTGATGTGATTGCCGTAGATGCCACTTGGCGGGTGCGACCCCAGGGGATAACAGGAACGGAGTTCGTGCGCCGGATAAAGCAGCAATGGCCCCATACGTTACTTGTGGCTGATGTGGATACTGTCGAGGCGGGAGTTGCCGCCGCCGCCGCCGGAGCCGACTATATCGCCACGACCCTATCGGGATACACACCAGCGACGGAACATCAATCGCTAGACACACCTGACTTGGAGTTGATCCGGCAATTGCGTCAGCAGGTCTCCCGACCGGTGATTGCCGAAGGTCGGATCCGCACGCCTGCCCAAGCTCGGCAAGCCATGGAGGCTGGCGCCTATGCCGTCGTCGTCGGTTCTGCAATTACTCGTCCGGTGGAAATCACCCGCTGGTTCGTGACAGCATTGGCGCCGGTAGGTAATTCTGGCATGGGCAGCAACTGGAAACCTTGA
- the purH gene encoding bifunctional phosphoribosylaminoimidazolecarboxamide formyltransferase/IMP cyclohydrolase: protein MTRKALLSVSDKTGLVELAQALVQEFGYELLSSGGTARTLRAAGLPVTEVAEYTGSPEILGGRVKTLHPKIHGGILARRDVAQDVADLQRLAIAPIDLVVVNLYPFTQTIQQPDTTLADAVEQIDIGGPALLRAAAKNHAFVTVLCNPQQYPEFLAHLRAHQGQTTQAFRQACAAQAFWHTSQYDQQIAAYLTEPAEPWPPYWACYGTLVQPLRYGENPHQQAAWYRTGNEPTGWCKAQQLQGKELSFNNLVDLEAARRLIAEFPLEQPTAVIIKHANPCGVACADDLLTAYQRAVQADPVSAFGGIVAVNQPLDAATAQAMTELFLECIVAPGCTDDARAILQRKSKVRVLVLPQLQERPLAEVRMISGGFLVQTPDVAPVQPQQWQVVTQRAPTQTEWLDLVFAWRVVKGVKSNAIVVAKQGVTLGIGAGQTNRVGSVRLALAQAGEQAQGAVLASDGFFPFGDSVQAAAAAGITAIVQPGGSLRDSESIQAADAAGVAMVFTGVRHFYH, encoded by the coding sequence ATGACCAGAAAAGCCCTGCTCAGCGTCAGTGATAAAACCGGCTTGGTGGAACTGGCCCAGGCGCTGGTTCAGGAATTTGGCTATGAACTGCTCAGCAGCGGGGGTACGGCGCGGACGTTGCGGGCGGCAGGATTACCTGTGACGGAAGTCGCTGAATACACCGGGTCGCCGGAGATATTGGGGGGGCGAGTTAAAACGTTGCATCCCAAAATTCACGGGGGTATCCTGGCGCGGCGGGATGTTGCTCAGGATGTGGCGGATTTACAACGGTTGGCCATTGCGCCGATTGACTTAGTGGTGGTGAATTTGTACCCCTTTACCCAGACCATCCAGCAACCCGACACCACCCTCGCCGATGCCGTAGAGCAAATTGATATTGGCGGGCCAGCCCTGTTGCGAGCAGCGGCGAAAAACCATGCCTTTGTAACCGTATTGTGCAACCCCCAGCAATACCCCGAATTTCTCGCGCATTTGCGGGCGCACCAGGGCCAGACCACCCAGGCATTTCGCCAAGCCTGCGCCGCCCAAGCCTTTTGGCATACCAGTCAATACGACCAGCAGATTGCCGCCTATCTCACCGAACCCGCCGAACCGTGGCCCCCCTACTGGGCGTGTTACGGGACATTAGTGCAGCCCTTGCGCTATGGCGAAAACCCCCATCAACAGGCAGCCTGGTATCGCACAGGGAATGAACCGACCGGTTGGTGCAAGGCGCAACAACTCCAGGGCAAGGAATTAAGTTTTAACAATCTGGTGGACTTAGAAGCCGCCCGCCGGCTCATTGCCGAATTTCCCTTGGAGCAACCCACCGCGGTGATTATCAAGCACGCCAATCCCTGCGGTGTCGCCTGTGCAGACGATTTACTCACAGCATACCAGCGAGCGGTGCAGGCCGACCCGGTTTCGGCGTTTGGGGGTATTGTAGCGGTGAATCAACCCTTGGATGCGGCGACCGCCCAGGCCATGACTGAGTTATTCCTGGAGTGCATTGTGGCCCCTGGTTGTACAGATGACGCGCGGGCAATCCTGCAACGCAAAAGTAAAGTGCGGGTGCTGGTGCTGCCCCAGCTGCAGGAAAGGCCCTTGGCGGAAGTACGGATGATTAGCGGCGGGTTTTTAGTGCAGACGCCGGATGTCGCCCCTGTGCAACCCCAGCAGTGGCAAGTGGTGACCCAGCGCGCCCCGACACAGACGGAGTGGCTCGATTTGGTGTTTGCCTGGCGGGTGGTCAAAGGCGTGAAATCCAACGCCATTGTGGTGGCAAAGCAGGGAGTAACGCTGGGAATTGGCGCAGGACAAACCAATCGGGTGGGGTCGGTGCGACTAGCGCTGGCGCAGGCCGGGGAACAGGCGCAGGGAGCGGTTTTAGCCAGCGATGGCTTTTTCCCGTTTGGCGATTCGGTGCAAGCTGCTGCCGCTGCAGGCATTACCGCCATCGTGCAACCGGGGGGTAGTTTACGCGATAGCGAGTCCATCCAGGCCGCCGATGCCGCAGGTGTGGCCATGGTGTTTACGGGCGTTCGTCATTTCTACCACTGA
- a CDS encoding AAA family ATPase, which yields MLRFFQPVRGQSLAVQLLTQALVQQRVAPAYLFQGPAGVGKALTARCFAHALLGSGSHHPDLLWVQPGETTRLQPPQIRIEQVREISEFVSRTPWQSNRSLVVIESAQCLTEPAQDALLKTLEEPGHSHVLLLADRPDELLQTIRSRCQIIPFYPLATDDLLAVLDEQGYRDIRQKPELLALAGGSPGAAITHWQQWQALPPDLQSCLETTPPTLAQALELARHLTQTLEPATQLWLTDYLQMYYWRRYPQPELVQIWEQTRQALLNYVQPQLVWEVAWLRLYQWHSRQSR from the coding sequence GTGTTGCGTTTTTTTCAGCCGGTGCGGGGGCAATCCCTAGCTGTGCAGCTATTGACCCAGGCGTTGGTCCAGCAGCGCGTGGCGCCAGCCTATTTGTTTCAGGGGCCAGCGGGCGTCGGTAAGGCGTTAACGGCGCGATGTTTTGCCCACGCCCTCCTAGGGTCTGGGAGTCACCACCCCGATTTGTTGTGGGTGCAACCAGGAGAAACAACCCGTCTCCAGCCACCGCAAATCCGTATCGAACAAGTGCGGGAAATCAGTGAATTTGTGAGTCGCACTCCCTGGCAAAGCAACCGTTCGCTAGTGGTGATTGAATCAGCCCAGTGCCTAACCGAACCGGCCCAAGACGCCCTGTTAAAAACGTTGGAAGAACCAGGTCATAGTCATGTGCTCTTGCTGGCCGACCGCCCGGATGAACTGCTCCAAACCATTCGTTCCCGCTGCCAGATTATTCCCTTTTATCCCCTGGCGACCGACGATTTATTGGCGGTTTTGGATGAACAAGGTTACCGCGACATCCGACAAAAGCCGGAGTTACTAGCCTTAGCGGGTGGTTCTCCCGGCGCCGCCATCACCCATTGGCAGCAATGGCAAGCGCTCCCCCCTGACCTGCAATCTTGCTTGGAAACAACTCCCCCGACATTGGCGCAGGCGTTGGAACTGGCCCGGCATTTAACCCAAACCCTAGAACCGGCCACGCAACTGTGGTTAACTGACTATTTGCAGATGTATTACTGGCGGCGGTATCCGCAACCGGAACTGGTGCAAATCTGGGAGCAAACGCGCCAAGCCCTGCTCAATTATGTGCAACCCCAACTAGTGTGGGAAGTCGCCTGGCTGCGGTTGTATCAATGGCACTCACGCCAATCCAGATGA
- a CDS encoding Ig-like domain-containing protein has translation MLKQPLDRAAVTVLILLALVTVLLLSGGDRSRPRVQQFSWQERVIGAQDQAFILTFNRPMNTRTVEQGLRITPELRGKVSWAGRQMAYTLLEPAPYGQAYQVTITGAQDKFGQGREMEPFTGRFRTRDQAFIYVGTQGDEAGRLVLHNLTQGTHRVLTPPELVVLDAQPLPQADRIVFSAQKQGDPAVAVAIYTVTTGLQYATPEGTPPRREAGQVATILPSEGFQNLKFDLAPDGQKLIVARAGLAPGTPSGLWQVSLQGDRRALAVGLEGDFRVTPDGQNLVMAKGQGLALMPLQPDAAPLEFLPKFGQLLEFDRRGTRALMVKFNSDFTRSLFLVGETQEQELLRLRGSILSACFDPRRPWVYVLATEASETTNFQELPYLAAIVIPTKQILPLVQFADPTPPHMALSPDGRQMLLEMNGHLWRLPLGANPVGQQPQDLGLWGRQPRWLP, from the coding sequence ATGCTCAAACAGCCATTGGACCGGGCGGCGGTGACGGTTTTGATTCTCCTGGCGCTGGTGACGGTGTTGTTGCTCAGCGGTGGCGACCGGTCGCGCCCGCGCGTGCAGCAGTTCTCCTGGCAGGAACGGGTCATCGGGGCGCAGGACCAGGCGTTTATCTTGACCTTCAATCGCCCGATGAACACCCGCACGGTGGAACAGGGGTTGCGCATCACGCCGGAGTTGCGGGGCAAGGTGAGTTGGGCGGGACGGCAAATGGCCTACACGCTGCTCGAACCAGCGCCCTACGGTCAGGCTTACCAGGTGACAATCACTGGCGCACAGGATAAGTTTGGTCAAGGGCGAGAGATGGAACCCTTTACAGGCCGGTTTCGGACGCGGGACCAGGCGTTTATCTACGTGGGAACGCAAGGGGATGAGGCCGGACGCCTGGTGTTGCACAATCTGACCCAGGGAACGCACCGGGTGTTGACGCCCCCCGAATTGGTCGTGTTGGACGCCCAACCTTTGCCCCAGGCGGATCGGATTGTGTTCAGCGCCCAGAAACAGGGCGACCCCGCCGTTGCAGTGGCCATTTACACGGTGACGACGGGCTTGCAGTATGCCACGCCGGAGGGAACGCCCCCCCGTCGGGAAGCGGGTCAGGTGGCCACGATATTGCCCAGCGAAGGGTTTCAGAACTTGAAGTTTGACCTGGCGCCGGATGGTCAAAAGCTCATTGTGGCGCGGGCAGGTTTGGCGCCTGGGACGCCTTCGGGCCTGTGGCAGGTGAGTTTGCAGGGTGACCGGCGGGCATTGGCAGTTGGTCTGGAGGGCGATTTCCGGGTGACGCCGGATGGTCAGAATTTGGTGATGGCCAAGGGTCAAGGTCTGGCTTTGATGCCGTTGCAGCCGGACGCGGCACCGCTGGAGTTTTTACCCAAATTCGGCCAGTTGCTAGAGTTTGACCGGCGGGGTACACGGGCCTTGATGGTGAAGTTCAACAGCGATTTCACCCGTTCGCTGTTTCTAGTGGGTGAGACACAGGAGCAGGAGTTGCTGCGGTTGCGCGGTTCGATTTTGAGCGCCTGTTTTGACCCACGCCGGCCCTGGGTGTACGTGCTGGCAACGGAAGCAAGTGAAACCACCAATTTTCAGGAGTTACCATACTTGGCCGCCATTGTCATACCAACGAAGCAAATCCTGCCGCTGGTGCAATTTGCCGACCCGACGCCTCCCCACATGGCCCTTTCTCCCGATGGCCGCCAGATGTTGCTGGAGATGAACGGGCACCTGTGGCGACTCCCGTTGGGCGCCAATCCGGTGGGTCAACAGCCGCAGGACTTGGGTCTCTGGGGACGACAGCCCCGCTGGTTACCATGA
- a CDS encoding SDR family oxidoreductase: MRAFVAGATGQTGRRIVQELRKRGVAVRAGVRDMDRANQILPADVELVLMDVTKPETLPKAVAGCDVVLCATGARPSFNVTEPWAVDCCGTQNLVDVAKFHKVQHFVLVSSLCVSQFFHPLNLFWFILYWKKQAELYLQNSGLTYTIVRPGGLLNEDIPGGLVIQGPDTLFEGRIPRQKVAQVCVEALHQPAARNGIFEIITRPEQPESPPECWFSQVAVASRQ; the protein is encoded by the coding sequence ATGCGAGCATTTGTAGCTGGCGCAACGGGACAGACAGGGCGCAGGATTGTCCAGGAACTCCGCAAGCGGGGGGTTGCTGTGCGCGCAGGCGTGCGGGATATGGACCGGGCCAACCAAATTCTTCCGGCAGATGTAGAACTGGTGCTGATGGATGTCACCAAGCCCGAAACACTCCCCAAAGCAGTTGCCGGCTGTGATGTAGTGTTGTGTGCGACGGGAGCGCGGCCCTCGTTCAACGTCACAGAACCCTGGGCGGTGGATTGCTGCGGCACCCAAAATCTGGTGGATGTGGCCAAGTTTCACAAGGTGCAGCATTTTGTGCTGGTGTCTTCATTGTGCGTCTCTCAGTTCTTCCATCCCCTGAACTTGTTTTGGTTTATTTTGTATTGGAAAAAGCAGGCGGAACTGTATTTGCAAAACAGCGGGTTGACTTATACGATTGTGCGACCGGGGGGCTTATTGAATGAGGACATCCCCGGAGGATTAGTGATTCAAGGACCGGATACGCTGTTTGAGGGGCGGATTCCCCGGCAAAAAGTAGCACAGGTGTGTGTCGAAGCGCTGCATCAACCGGCAGCCCGGAACGGCATTTTTGAAATCATTACCCGCCCTGAGCAGCCTGAATCGCCGCCGGAGTGCTGGTTTTCACAGGTTGCCGTTGCGAGCCGCCAGTAG
- a CDS encoding photosystem II reaction center protein Ycf12, translating to MAALLENWETLVQLIIIALIILAGPAVIFLLAARNGNL from the coding sequence ATGGCCGCACTGCTGGAGAACTGGGAAACGCTGGTGCAATTGATTATCATTGCCCTAATTATTCTAGCGGGACCGGCGGTGATTTTCCTACTGGCGGCTCGCAACGGCAACCTGTGA